The DNA sequence GAAAAAAGTCAAAAACTCATAAATGATTTTTTACATTGAAGGGAACGGGAATTTTTATAATAGTCCACTTATTAATCGGCTAAACTTTTCGGCAGCATTTTCCTCCAAATTTTTGGTCATATGTGCGTAGATGTTCATGGTTGTACTGTAGTCGGAATGACCAAGACGTAATTGAATTTCTTTTACGCCAACACCCGCTTCTATTAATAAAGAGGTATGTGTATGCCGAAAGCCGTGTAGAGTAATTTTCT is a window from the Aneurinibacillus sp. REN35 genome containing:
- a CDS encoding tyrosine-type recombinase/integrase; translation: MKVYPLLEYKGEYRNEQFIFAPEDRYPTLRKLVEIRLFRLLRKINIDKKITLHGFRHTHTSLLIEAGVGVKEIQLRLGHSDYSTTMNIYAHMTKNLEENAAEKFSRLISGLL